In a single window of the Delftia tsuruhatensis genome:
- a CDS encoding TonB-dependent siderophore receptor has translation MQKPFTPTPARAALTCLLAAAVGFAAASHAADRLPAGGQVARAYQIGAGPLASVLGQFAAAAGVALSYDPASTRQLQSGGLRGSYTVVAGFAIILAGSGLEAVEGGTDEFIVRRAAPPSTRPGTAAAPSDAAELPAVRVVARAAPAPVDADERYQPTPDASSLRTTAPALEIPQVVNVVPAQVIRDQRPRTLDEALAGVSGVTQGNTLASTQDTIMKRGFGANRDGSVMHNGMPLVQGRGMNAAAESVEVIKGPSSLLYGLMDPGGVINVVSKKPQLRQRTALSLQGSGYAGGRDGTGATLDATGPLGSIGDGALAYRLIVDHVDEDYWRNFGQHRETLVAPSLAWYGDDTQAVLWYEYRKYLTPFDRGTALDPVTRRPLDLPATRRLDEPFNQMTGETHLAQLSVDHRLDNGWATHLNLSYNREIYDANQLRVNGVDTVRGTLLRSNDATHGALSTDSYGSAYVDGSLQWAGMRHDLQFGADAEYRLIYRSELLRQAVTSTFSYRHPIYGLEQPSATVSASDSDQRDQLHNQSLFVQDAIHLGDRWVLTAGLRYQSWRQTAGRGRPFKANTQADGTAWLPRAGLVYKLDNSLSLYASYSQSLRPTSTIAPLASGTVIDSGVAPEEAGSWEIGAKLDLPGQLTGTLALFDIRKRNVLVSQFNDATKLTDWRTSGAARSRGLEVDVAGELGRRWSAIAAYAHVDARTTQDPLYQGNPLWNVARQTASLSAVYDFGQVPGGAGRLRLGGSLQYVGKRPGDSANSFWLPGYTVAHGFATYDTRINGYQTRFQLNVKNLLDRTYYPSSANTYFISMGDARQVLLRATVEF, from the coding sequence ATGCAAAAGCCCTTCACACCGACTCCCGCCCGCGCGGCGCTGACCTGCCTGCTGGCTGCGGCGGTGGGCTTTGCGGCCGCGAGCCACGCAGCCGACCGCCTGCCGGCAGGCGGCCAGGTGGCCAGGGCCTACCAGATCGGTGCCGGCCCGCTGGCGTCCGTGCTCGGCCAGTTCGCCGCCGCCGCAGGCGTGGCCCTGTCCTATGACCCGGCCAGCACACGCCAGTTGCAGTCGGGCGGCCTGCGGGGGAGCTACACCGTGGTTGCGGGGTTTGCGATCATCCTGGCTGGCTCGGGGCTGGAGGCCGTGGAAGGGGGTACGGATGAATTCATCGTGCGCCGGGCAGCGCCCCCCTCCACACGCCCCGGGACCGCCGCGGCCCCCTCGGATGCGGCCGAACTGCCGGCCGTCCGCGTCGTGGCCCGTGCCGCGCCGGCCCCGGTCGATGCGGACGAGCGCTACCAACCCACGCCCGACGCCTCCAGCCTGCGCACCACGGCGCCTGCGCTGGAGATCCCGCAGGTGGTCAACGTGGTCCCGGCCCAGGTGATCCGTGACCAGCGCCCGCGCACCCTGGATGAGGCACTGGCCGGCGTCAGCGGCGTCACCCAGGGCAACACCCTGGCCAGTACGCAGGACACCATCATGAAGCGTGGCTTCGGCGCCAACCGGGATGGCTCCGTCATGCACAACGGCATGCCGCTGGTGCAGGGGCGCGGCATGAACGCCGCCGCCGAGAGCGTGGAGGTGATCAAGGGACCGTCCTCCCTGCTGTATGGCTTGATGGACCCGGGCGGCGTGATCAACGTGGTCAGCAAGAAGCCGCAGCTGCGCCAGCGCACCGCGCTGTCGCTTCAGGGTTCGGGCTATGCGGGCGGACGCGACGGAACGGGCGCCACGCTGGACGCCACGGGCCCCCTCGGCAGCATCGGCGATGGCGCCCTGGCCTACCGGCTGATCGTCGACCATGTGGATGAGGACTATTGGCGCAATTTCGGTCAGCACCGCGAAACGCTGGTGGCGCCATCGCTGGCCTGGTATGGCGACGACACGCAGGCCGTGCTCTGGTACGAGTACCGCAAGTACCTGACGCCGTTTGACCGTGGCACGGCACTGGACCCGGTCACACGGCGACCGCTGGACCTGCCCGCCACACGCCGGCTGGACGAGCCCTTCAACCAGATGACGGGCGAGACCCATCTGGCACAACTGTCCGTGGACCATCGGCTGGACAACGGCTGGGCCACCCACCTGAACCTGAGCTACAACCGCGAGATCTACGACGCCAATCAACTGCGCGTGAATGGCGTGGACACCGTGCGCGGCACCTTGCTGCGCAGCAACGATGCTACGCATGGCGCGCTGAGCACCGACAGCTACGGCTCGGCCTATGTGGACGGCAGCCTGCAGTGGGCGGGCATGCGCCACGACCTGCAGTTCGGCGCCGATGCCGAGTACCGCCTGATCTACCGCTCCGAGCTGCTGCGCCAGGCGGTCACCTCCACCTTCAGCTACCGCCATCCCATCTACGGGCTGGAGCAGCCCTCGGCCACCGTCTCGGCCAGCGACAGCGACCAGAGGGACCAGTTGCACAACCAGTCGCTGTTCGTGCAGGACGCCATCCATCTGGGCGATCGCTGGGTGCTGACCGCCGGCCTGCGTTACCAGAGCTGGCGCCAGACCGCCGGCCGGGGCCGTCCCTTCAAGGCGAACACCCAGGCAGACGGCACGGCCTGGCTGCCACGCGCAGGCCTGGTCTACAAGCTGGACAACAGCCTGTCGCTGTACGCCAGCTACTCCCAGTCGCTCAGGCCGACATCCACCATCGCGCCACTGGCCAGCGGCACCGTCATCGACTCCGGCGTGGCGCCGGAAGAAGCCGGCTCCTGGGAGATCGGGGCCAAGCTGGACCTGCCAGGCCAGCTCACCGGCACGCTGGCGCTGTTCGACATCCGCAAGAGGAACGTACTGGTCTCGCAATTCAACGACGCCACCAAGCTCACCGACTGGCGCACCTCGGGCGCGGCGCGCTCGCGCGGCCTGGAGGTGGATGTGGCCGGCGAGCTGGGCCGCCGCTGGAGCGCCATCGCGGCCTATGCCCATGTGGATGCCAGGACCACACAGGACCCGCTCTACCAAGGCAACCCGTTGTGGAACGTGGCGCGGCAGACAGCCTCGCTGTCTGCCGTGTACGACTTCGGACAGGTTCCGGGCGGCGCGGGACGGTTGCGCCTGGGAGGCAGCCTGCAGTACGTGGGCAAGCGCCCCGGCGACTCGGCCAATTCCTTCTGGCTGCCGGGCTACACCGTGGCCCATGGCTTCGCCACCTACGACACGCGGATCAACGGCTACCAAACGCGATTCCAGCTCAACGTGAAGAACCTGCTCGACCGCACCTACTACCCGTCGAGCGCCAACACCTACTTCATCTCGATGGGCGATGCACGCCAGGTGCTGCTGCGCGCCACGGTCGAGTTCTGA
- the ettA gene encoding energy-dependent translational throttle protein EttA: MAQYVFSMNHLTKTVPPKRQILKDISLSFFPGAKIGVLGLNGSGKSSLLKIMAGVDKEFEGEALPMQGLSIGYLPQEPQLNAEHTVRQAVEEAMAEVNAARTRLDEIYAAYAEPDADFDALAAEQGELEAKIAAAGTDSEHQLEIAADALRLPPWDAVIGKLSGGEKRRVALCKLLLSKPDMLLLDEPTNHLDAESVEWLEQFLHRFSGTVVAITHDRYFLDNAAEWILELDRGHGIPYKGNYSEWLIQKQNRLESEQKGEEARAKALKKELEWVRQNAKGRQAKSKARIARFEELSDFEYQKRNETQEIFIPVADRLGTQVIEFNNVTKSFGDRVLIDNLTMNIPAGAIVGIIGPNGAGKSTLFKLIAGKEQADSGQVIVGQTVKMAYVEQTRDALADDKTVWEDISGGLDIINVGKFQMASRAYAGRFNFNGQDQQKKVGNLSGGERGRLHLAKTLIQGGNVLLLDEPSNDLDVETLRALEDALLEYAGTVLVISHDRWFLDRIATHILAAEGDSQWVFFDGNYQEYEADKKKRLGEEGAKPKRMRYKALK, encoded by the coding sequence ATGGCTCAATACGTTTTCTCGATGAACCACCTCACCAAGACCGTGCCGCCCAAGCGGCAGATCTTGAAGGACATCTCTCTCAGCTTTTTCCCGGGCGCCAAGATCGGCGTGCTGGGCCTGAACGGCTCGGGCAAGTCCTCGCTGCTCAAGATCATGGCAGGGGTGGACAAGGAGTTCGAAGGCGAGGCGCTGCCCATGCAGGGCCTGTCCATCGGCTACCTGCCGCAGGAACCTCAGCTCAATGCCGAGCACACCGTGCGCCAGGCGGTGGAAGAGGCCATGGCCGAGGTGAATGCGGCGCGCACGCGCCTCGATGAGATCTACGCCGCCTATGCCGAGCCCGATGCGGACTTCGACGCGCTGGCCGCCGAGCAGGGCGAGCTGGAGGCCAAGATCGCCGCCGCCGGCACCGACTCCGAGCACCAGCTGGAAATCGCCGCCGACGCGCTGCGCCTGCCCCCCTGGGACGCCGTGATCGGCAAGCTGTCCGGCGGTGAAAAGCGCCGCGTGGCACTGTGCAAGCTGCTGCTGTCCAAGCCCGACATGCTGCTGCTGGACGAGCCCACCAACCACCTGGACGCCGAGTCCGTGGAATGGCTGGAGCAGTTCCTGCACCGTTTCTCCGGCACCGTGGTGGCCATCACCCACGATCGCTACTTCCTGGACAACGCCGCCGAGTGGATCCTGGAACTGGACCGTGGCCATGGCATTCCCTACAAGGGCAACTACTCCGAGTGGCTGATCCAGAAGCAGAACCGCCTGGAGTCCGAGCAAAAGGGCGAGGAAGCCCGCGCCAAGGCCCTGAAGAAGGAGCTGGAGTGGGTGCGCCAGAACGCGAAGGGCCGCCAGGCCAAGTCCAAGGCGCGTATCGCCCGCTTCGAGGAACTGAGCGACTTCGAATACCAGAAGCGCAATGAAACCCAGGAAATCTTCATTCCTGTGGCGGACCGCCTCGGCACCCAGGTGATCGAGTTCAACAACGTCACCAAGAGCTTTGGCGACCGCGTGCTCATCGACAACCTGACCATGAACATTCCCGCTGGCGCCATCGTCGGCATCATCGGCCCCAACGGCGCCGGCAAGTCGACGCTGTTCAAGCTGATCGCGGGCAAGGAGCAGGCCGATTCCGGTCAGGTCATCGTGGGCCAGACCGTGAAGATGGCCTATGTCGAGCAGACGCGCGACGCGCTGGCCGATGACAAGACCGTGTGGGAAGACATCTCGGGCGGTCTGGACATCATCAATGTGGGCAAGTTCCAGATGGCTTCGCGTGCCTACGCCGGCCGCTTCAACTTCAACGGCCAGGACCAGCAAAAGAAGGTGGGCAACCTCTCCGGCGGCGAGCGCGGCCGCCTGCATCTGGCCAAGACCCTGATCCAGGGCGGCAACGTGCTGCTGCTGGACGAACCCTCCAACGACCTGGACGTGGAAACCCTGCGTGCGCTGGAAGACGCGCTGCTGGAATACGCGGGCACGGTGCTGGTGATCTCCCATGACCGCTGGTTCCTGGACCGTATCGCCACGCACATCCTGGCGGCCGAAGGCGATTCTCAGTGGGTGTTCTTCGACGGCAACTACCAGGAGTACGAGGCCGACAAGAAGAAGCGCCTGGGCGAGGAAGGTGCCAAACCCAAGCGCATGCGCTACAAGGCACTGAAGTAA
- a CDS encoding FecR domain-containing protein, which produces MTAASSTTDTAARTQARIRKEAIAWYARLCSGEATDTDRADWQRWHEAHPDHQRAWRHFDALQSMLQRVPGHLAASTLQASRRGRRRVLRGVAALLGTGAVAGLSWQWAGRQGGVRSWLADYRTGTGERRHVVLADGSGLTLNTRTSVDVHMDPARRLLVLREGEILVQTARSGGAKDGRPFMVHTPQGRILALGTRFTVRSEGDDCVVGVLQDAVEIHPLQDGSRRLRLQAGQQATFSRNGMQEVQPADPALVSWVDGSLVVDGWRLEDVVRELARYRPGRLACDPAVADLRVSGVFPLADTDKALAVITRAFPVRTAGLSRYWLTLVPA; this is translated from the coding sequence ATGACCGCTGCGTCCTCGACCACGGACACCGCTGCGCGCACCCAGGCACGCATCCGCAAGGAAGCCATCGCCTGGTACGCCCGCCTGTGCTCCGGCGAAGCTACCGACACCGACCGTGCGGACTGGCAGCGCTGGCATGAAGCCCATCCCGACCACCAGCGCGCATGGCGGCATTTCGACGCGCTGCAGTCCATGCTGCAGCGCGTGCCGGGACACCTTGCCGCATCCACGCTCCAGGCCAGCCGGCGCGGCCGTCGGCGCGTGCTGCGCGGTGTGGCGGCCTTGCTGGGTACCGGAGCGGTGGCCGGCCTGTCCTGGCAGTGGGCAGGCCGGCAAGGCGGCGTGCGCTCCTGGCTGGCCGACTACCGCACCGGCACGGGCGAGCGGCGCCACGTCGTGCTGGCCGACGGATCCGGGCTAACGCTGAACACCCGGACCTCGGTGGATGTCCACATGGACCCCGCGCGCCGCCTGCTCGTGCTGCGCGAGGGCGAAATCCTGGTGCAGACCGCCCGCAGCGGCGGCGCCAAGGATGGCCGACCCTTCATGGTGCATACGCCGCAGGGCCGTATCCTGGCGCTCGGCACCCGCTTCACCGTGCGCAGCGAGGGCGACGACTGCGTGGTGGGCGTCCTGCAGGACGCCGTGGAAATCCACCCCCTGCAGGACGGCAGTCGCCGCCTGCGGCTTCAGGCCGGCCAGCAGGCCACCTTCAGTCGCAACGGCATGCAGGAAGTCCAGCCCGCAGACCCTGCGCTCGTCAGCTGGGTGGATGGCAGCCTCGTCGTGGACGGCTGGCGGCTGGAGGATGTGGTGCGTGAACTCGCACGCTACCGGCCCGGTCGCCTGGCCTGCGACCCGGCCGTGGCCGACCTGCGCGTGTCCGGTGTATTCCCTCTGGCAGATACGGACAAGGCGTTGGCCGTCATCACCCGTGCCTTCCCCGTGCGCACGGCCGGCCTGTCACGCTACTGGCTCACCCTGGTGCCAGCCTAG
- a CDS encoding TonB-dependent siderophore receptor: protein MRSSFHSFPAVPGMSRSCLCLALAAIPVLAFSQPSATPPQAATAPSTELATVQIQAEKPQDNEDNFVARKTTGVLRSDAPLFETAQSISVVTHQQIEEKQVKSVAEALESIAGVSSGAYGRRGWDDFIIRGQISSAQTYVDGLRAQTSTNVLRSEDIFGIGSIEVVKGPTSAGFGLALPGGLVNLTTKRPQAESFSRAGFSVGSHGLREANFDLNHSPDASRKGAFRIVGRTSDQSDPTDFVYFKNQYLAGSYNFDLDGRNELSVIASYQHRNYIRNQGIPQNYEKYGRNVFIGEPDRSYDVDSYRLGANYAHYFDSGWVFRQNFALTKGSSRSNSVFAAANARFPIVARQINFQDKQDTNIALDNYLQRSFRFDRVDYELTAGIDMMRERSDYYQRVDNINPFDADNPVYGVTSIKQGKPSHNLTYSQYVGLYLRNTIKIDEKWIVGLNGRHDWTRVEIQDRLAGGSVSNSNTAFTGSASLMYQASEFLAPYVSYSTSFMPVTDAGINSTLLNPEEGKQTELGMKFQALDRRVQGYLAVYDLRRRNVTENDATLGYAVQTGEQTTKGFEAEVVASLTRQWNVSAAYSYIPSARTSQSLTASEIGKRINHVPRNAGSVFTQYYFNPDRLGWNMGAGLRMQGARTAQRGTAFVHLAGYTLLDLNVGYEAKSWGVSLAVKNLLDKDYIQGTTPNAQLISFGSPRTLMVNARFKY, encoded by the coding sequence ATGCGTTCCTCCTTCCACTCCTTCCCCGCCGTTCCCGGCATGTCCAGGTCCTGCCTGTGCCTGGCACTGGCTGCCATCCCCGTGCTGGCCTTCTCCCAGCCTTCGGCCACACCGCCACAGGCCGCCACCGCACCGTCCACGGAGCTGGCGACCGTCCAGATCCAGGCCGAAAAGCCGCAGGACAATGAAGACAACTTCGTCGCCAGGAAGACCACGGGCGTGCTGCGCTCGGATGCCCCGCTGTTTGAAACGGCCCAGTCCATCAGCGTGGTGACCCATCAGCAGATCGAAGAAAAGCAGGTCAAGTCCGTGGCCGAGGCGCTGGAGAGCATCGCCGGCGTATCGTCGGGCGCCTATGGCCGGCGCGGCTGGGACGACTTCATCATCCGCGGCCAGATCTCCAGTGCGCAGACCTATGTGGATGGCCTGCGTGCGCAGACGTCCACCAACGTGCTGCGCTCCGAGGACATCTTCGGCATCGGCTCCATCGAAGTGGTCAAGGGCCCCACGTCGGCGGGATTCGGGCTGGCCCTGCCCGGCGGCCTGGTCAATCTGACCACCAAGCGCCCACAGGCCGAGTCCTTTTCGCGCGCAGGCTTCAGCGTGGGCAGCCATGGATTGAGGGAGGCGAACTTCGACCTGAACCATTCTCCCGACGCAAGCCGCAAGGGCGCTTTCCGGATCGTGGGCCGCACGTCCGACCAGAGCGACCCCACGGACTTCGTCTATTTCAAGAACCAGTACCTGGCGGGCTCCTACAACTTCGACCTGGATGGCAGGAACGAGTTGTCCGTCATCGCCAGCTACCAGCATCGCAACTACATCCGCAACCAGGGCATTCCGCAGAACTACGAGAAGTACGGACGCAACGTCTTCATTGGCGAGCCCGACCGCAGCTACGACGTGGACTCCTACCGCCTGGGTGCGAACTACGCGCACTACTTCGACAGCGGATGGGTGTTCCGCCAGAACTTTGCGCTGACCAAGGGCAGCAGCCGGAGCAACTCCGTCTTCGCGGCGGCCAATGCCAGGTTTCCCATCGTCGCGCGCCAGATCAACTTCCAGGACAAGCAGGACACCAACATCGCGCTGGACAACTATCTGCAGCGCAGCTTCAGGTTCGACCGTGTGGACTATGAGCTGACCGCCGGCATCGACATGATGAGAGAGCGCAGCGACTACTACCAGCGCGTGGACAACATCAACCCCTTCGACGCCGACAACCCGGTCTATGGCGTCACCTCCATCAAGCAGGGCAAGCCCTCGCACAACCTGACCTACAGCCAGTACGTGGGCCTGTACCTGCGCAACACCATCAAGATCGACGAGAAATGGATCGTCGGCCTGAATGGCCGCCATGACTGGACGCGCGTGGAAATCCAGGACAGGCTGGCCGGCGGCTCCGTCAGCAACAGCAACACCGCCTTCACGGGCAGCGCCTCGCTGATGTACCAGGCCAGCGAGTTCCTGGCACCCTACGTCAGCTACTCCACCTCCTTCATGCCGGTGACGGATGCCGGCATCAACAGCACGCTGCTCAATCCCGAGGAAGGCAAGCAGACCGAGCTGGGCATGAAATTCCAGGCGCTGGACCGGCGCGTGCAAGGCTATCTGGCGGTGTATGACCTGCGGCGCAGGAACGTCACCGAAAACGACGCCACGCTGGGCTACGCCGTCCAGACCGGCGAGCAGACCACCAAGGGCTTCGAAGCGGAAGTCGTCGCCTCGCTGACGCGGCAATGGAATGTCTCGGCCGCCTACAGCTACATCCCCTCGGCCCGGACCTCCCAAAGCCTGACGGCCAGCGAAATCGGCAAGCGCATCAACCATGTGCCCAGGAACGCAGGTTCCGTCTTCACGCAGTACTACTTCAACCCCGACCGCCTCGGCTGGAACATGGGTGCAGGCCTGCGCATGCAGGGCGCGCGAACGGCGCAGCGCGGCACCGCCTTCGTCCACCTGGCCGGGTACACGCTGCTCGACCTGAACGTGGGCTACGAAGCGAAATCATGGGGTGTGAGCCTGGCCGTCAAGAACCTGCTGGACAAGGACTACATCCAGGGCACGACACCGAATGCACAGCTGATCAGTTTCGGCAGCCCGCGAACCCTGATGGTGAATGCCCGGTTCAAGTACTGA
- a CDS encoding sigma-70 family RNA polymerase sigma factor, with the protein MSSGEFALHNEVQSLYRDHHGWLRDWLRRKLGCSHHAADLAHDTFVRLLGRKERANPMDPRAYLTTIAHGLMVDFHRRRALERAYLQSLAALPEPQAPSPEARAIVMEALVAIDTMLDGMKPAIRQAFILSQLEGLTYAQIAARLDVTVRTVNNYMLKALEHCYLIMADGA; encoded by the coding sequence ATGTCATCCGGCGAATTCGCGCTGCACAACGAGGTCCAGTCGCTCTATCGTGACCATCACGGATGGCTGCGCGATTGGCTGCGCAGAAAGCTCGGCTGCTCCCACCATGCGGCGGACCTGGCCCACGACACCTTCGTGCGCCTGCTCGGCCGCAAGGAGCGTGCGAACCCGATGGACCCCCGCGCCTACCTGACCACCATCGCCCATGGCCTGATGGTGGACTTCCATCGACGCAGGGCACTGGAGCGGGCCTACCTGCAATCGCTGGCCGCCCTGCCCGAACCCCAAGCACCCTCGCCCGAGGCAAGGGCCATCGTGATGGAAGCCCTGGTGGCCATCGACACCATGCTCGACGGCATGAAGCCCGCGATACGCCAGGCCTTCATCCTCTCCCAGCTGGAAGGCCTGACCTATGCACAGATCGCCGCCCGGCTGGACGTGACGGTGCGCACCGTCAACAACTACATGCTCAAGGCGCTGGAGCACTGCTACCTCATCATGGCCGACGGCGCATGA
- a CDS encoding DEAD/DEAH box helicase: MTFEELNLAPAILKAVLEQGYENPTPIQAQAIPAVLAGHDLLAGAQTGTGKTAAFTLPMLQRLSQGQAPRNKFGGKGIRALVLTPTRELAAQVEESVRSYAKYLDINSTVIFGGVGMKPQIDRVNKGVDILVATPGRLLDLQQQGFMDLSTVEVLVLDEADRMLDMGFIHDVKKVLALVPKDKQSLLFSATFSDEIRDLANGLLRNPQSIQVTPRNTTVQRITQVIHPVGRAKKKQVLLHIINENNWSQVLVFTRTKFGANNVAEFLTKNNISAMALHGNKSQSARTQALAGFKTGELRALVATDIAARGIDIDELPHVVNYEIPNVSEDYVHRIGRTGRAGREGHAVSLVCMDEEGFMMDIERFTKQEIPVQVLEGFGPDEGEVAEPIAMGRQTIWGGAGKPPSRDVMQAAAKAARQEMMERIRTNKAAQPDRGRQGRGQSPKAGGPEETRPEGSAGGQGRSRNHAAGNSKPRRDRFDGGNGQAAAHRPKAATPQHAHKRGPRPDGEGGRRFEDQPPRADAHLGTQLGHVRNSGPRGGAGGGQPDPMRTSVDTMAERGRRGGFGRGGGGGGFGGGRGGSSRGGYGR; the protein is encoded by the coding sequence ATGACATTTGAAGAACTGAACCTGGCCCCCGCCATTCTCAAGGCCGTGCTCGAACAGGGTTACGAGAACCCCACGCCGATCCAGGCACAGGCCATTCCCGCCGTGCTCGCAGGCCACGACCTGCTGGCCGGCGCCCAGACCGGCACGGGCAAGACCGCCGCGTTCACCCTGCCCATGCTGCAGCGCCTGTCGCAAGGCCAGGCGCCGCGCAACAAGTTCGGCGGCAAGGGCATACGGGCCCTGGTGCTGACCCCCACGCGCGAACTCGCCGCACAGGTCGAGGAGTCGGTGCGCAGCTACGCCAAGTACCTCGACATCAACTCCACCGTCATCTTCGGCGGCGTGGGCATGAAGCCCCAGATCGACCGCGTCAACAAGGGCGTGGACATCCTGGTCGCCACGCCGGGCCGCCTGCTGGACCTGCAGCAACAGGGCTTCATGGACCTGTCCACCGTGGAAGTCCTGGTGCTCGACGAAGCCGACCGCATGCTGGACATGGGCTTCATCCATGACGTCAAGAAGGTGCTGGCCCTGGTGCCCAAGGACAAGCAAAGCCTGCTGTTCTCCGCCACCTTCAGCGACGAGATCCGCGACCTGGCCAACGGCCTGCTGCGCAACCCGCAGTCCATCCAGGTCACACCCCGCAACACCACCGTGCAGCGCATCACCCAGGTCATCCACCCCGTGGGCCGCGCCAAGAAAAAGCAGGTACTGCTGCACATCATCAACGAGAACAACTGGAGCCAGGTCCTGGTGTTCACGCGCACCAAGTTCGGCGCCAACAACGTCGCCGAATTCCTGACCAAGAACAACATCAGCGCCATGGCGCTGCATGGCAACAAGAGCCAGAGCGCCCGCACCCAGGCCCTGGCCGGCTTCAAGACCGGCGAGCTGCGCGCCCTGGTGGCCACCGACATCGCCGCGCGCGGCATCGACATCGACGAGCTGCCGCACGTCGTGAACTACGAGATCCCCAACGTGTCCGAGGACTACGTGCACCGCATCGGCCGCACGGGCCGTGCCGGCCGCGAAGGGCATGCCGTGAGCCTGGTCTGCATGGACGAAGAGGGCTTCATGATGGACATCGAGCGCTTCACCAAGCAGGAAATCCCGGTACAGGTGCTCGAAGGCTTCGGCCCCGACGAAGGGGAAGTGGCCGAGCCCATCGCCATGGGCCGCCAGACCATCTGGGGCGGCGCCGGCAAGCCCCCGAGCCGCGACGTCATGCAGGCAGCCGCCAAGGCCGCCCGCCAGGAAATGATGGAGCGCATCCGCACCAACAAGGCTGCCCAGCCCGACCGAGGCCGCCAGGGCCGCGGGCAATCTCCCAAGGCCGGTGGCCCGGAGGAAACCCGTCCCGAGGGCAGCGCCGGCGGCCAGGGCCGCAGCCGCAACCATGCGGCTGGCAACAGCAAGCCGCGCCGTGACCGTTTCGATGGCGGCAACGGCCAGGCAGCAGCCCATCGCCCCAAGGCGGCGACCCCTCAGCACGCCCACAAGCGCGGTCCCCGCCCCGACGGCGAGGGCGGCCGCCGCTTCGAGGACCAGCCTCCGCGCGCGGATGCCCACCTGGGCACGCAGCTGGGCCATGTGCGCAACAGCGGCCCGCGCGGGGGCGCCGGTGGCGGCCAGCCCGACCCCATGCGCACCAGCGTGGACACCATGGCAGAGCGGGGCCGGCGCGGCGGCTTTGGCCGTGGCGGCGGCGGGGGTGGCTTCGGCGGCGGCCGCGGCGGCTCCTCGCGCGGCGGCTACGGCCGCTGA